The genome window TCGCCGCCAAATTCCGGCCCCCACACCCGGTCCAGCAGTTCCTCACGGGTAAACCAGCGTTCGGGGGTCAGGGCCAGGGCCTCCAGCAGCGAGTATTCACGGCCCGTAACCGCCACCTCCGCACCGTCCCAGGTCACCGTGCGGGCCACCGTGTCCAGCGTGCCGCGCCCCCCCGCAAACGACACCTGCGGGGCGGCCTGCCCCCGTTCGCGCCTGGACAGGGCGCGCAGGGTGGCCAGCAATTCCGGCACCGCAAACGGCTTGACCAGGTAGGCGTCCCCGCCCAGGTCCAGCCCCTGCACCCGGTCGCCCACATCGCCGCGCGCGGTCAGGAACAGAATGGCTGCCTCGACGCCGCTGCCGCGCAGTTCCCGCGCGATTTCAAAGCCGTCCAGGCCGGGCAACATCACGTCCAGCACAATCAGCGGAAAGTCGCCCAGCAGCGCAGTCTCCAGCCCCTCGGGGCCGGTCTGCGCCCAGGTCACGGCGTAGCCTGCCTCGCGCAGCGCGTCCACCGTCGGCTCGGCAATGCGCGGATCGTCCTCTACCAGCAGTAAGCGCATATGGAGGCCAGTCTACGGGGAGGGGTTAAGTGGAGGTTAGGCGGGCAGGACAAGGCCCTCAACCTGACGGTAGGCCACTGGAAGAAAAGAGAGGCTGTGAGCCTCAGCGGCTGGGCAGTCCTTCCGCTCAGCCACCCTTATTACGGCTCCGAGATTGCCATCTCGTGCAGGGCCTGACGGTCAAGGGAACTAGGGCCATCAGTTTGGCGGGGGTTGCCAGTGTGCGGAAGTAGATTTGCGGCGGTCCCTGCTGGTCTCTCCAGCCCGTTCCGCGCTATCCGCCTAAACCCTGCCACAGCGCCCAGACCAGCAGGCCAGCGCCAAGAATCAGGCCAACACCCAGCGCGGGCAGCAGCCACGGCAACCGGCGTTGCAGCTCCGCGCTGCGGGCACGGGCGCTCAGCAGCACCGGGGCGGGCAGGGCACGGGCCGCCAGCGCCAGAATTGCGGGCACCACCAGCAGATCGTCGCCCAACCCCAGCACGGGAACCGCGTCGGGAATCAGGTCGATGGGACTCAGGGCGTAGGCCAGCGCCAGCACCGCCCCCAGCCGCGCCGTCAGGGGGGTGCGGGCGTCCCATACCGCGAACAGCAGGGCCAGCGCGTCGCGCCAGATGGGCTTGAGACGGCTGATCACGCTCCTGTATACGCGGCGGGGCGAAATGAAGTTCCGCCCTCTGGCCGAACGCGGCCCTCCTTTGCTATGATGTGTCTTCGCAGCGGCTTCAAAGCAGGCCGCGCCGGAGGACAGAGAAAGCGCGGCTCAGCAATGAGTCCAGGTGTACCGCGAGGACACCTCCACAGACACGGGAACATGCACACCACACTTTTATTGCCCCCATCGCCGGGGCGTGTGACCTGTGCCACCCCGCTGTCTGGAAGAGCCCTTCTCTTTGCCGGCAACGGGGCGTTCCCGTTTGTGCTAAAGTTCCAAGTTGGTGTGCGGCGCCCTGCCCAGAGGCAGACGCAGCAGCAGAAAAGGCCACGTCCGGCAGCGTTCCAGAGGCGGCGGCAGCACAAGGAAGGTAGACGATGTTTGCAATTATTCAGACCGGCGGCAAGCAGTACCGCGTGCAGGAAGGCGACGTGATCCGCGTGGAAAGTCTGGCGGGCGAGGCCGGCGACACGCTGGACCTGACCCCCATCTTTGTGGGCGGCGACAAGGCCCTGTTCGGCGACGCCGTGAGCAGCTACGTGGTGAACGCTGAAGTGGTCGAGCACGGCCGCGGCCCCAAGATCTACATCCGCAAGTACAAGAGCGGCGTGCAGTACCGCCGCCGCACCGGCCACCGCCAGGATTTCACCGCGATTAAGATCACCGGGATCAAGGGTTAAGGGGAGGTAGAGCGACATGGCACATAAGAAAGGCGTAGGTTCGTCCAAGAACGGACGCGACAGCCAGCCCAAGTACCTGGGCGTCAAGAAGTTCGGCGGCGAAGTCGTTAAGGCCGGCAACATCCTGGTTCGCCAGCGCGGCACCAAGTTCAAGGCCGGCCCCGGCGTGGGCATGGGCCGCGACCACACCCTGTTTGCGCTGGAGCACGGCCGCGTCGTGTTCACCAACCGGGGGGGCACCGGCCGCTTCATCAGCATTGAGACCGTGGCCGCCGCGCCCACCGAAATCGCCGCCGACTGAACATGGTCTGCAGTGAGGAGCCGGTGGCCTGCGGGCTTCCGGCTCTTTTCCGTCTGCGACACTGCGACTGCTGACAATCAAGCGTGGCGTCCGCAGACTCGCCCGATGTAGCAGGCGTCAAGCGCATTCCACCTGCCGGCCCGTCTTCCCCTGACGCCCCTTGCGGGTGTATACTTCTTCGGTTGCCCGCTACGCACCGAGACGTGGCGGCGGAGGCACGAACATGAAAAAAGACATCCACCCCAAAGCGGTTCCCACCAAGATTATTTTTCAGGGCAAGGTCATCATGGAGACCATGAGCACCCGCCCCGAGATCCACGTTGATGTCTGGAGCGGCGTTCACCCCTTCTGGACCGGTGAGGAACGTTTCCTGGACACCGAAGGCCGCGTGGACAAGTTCAACAAGCGCTTCGGCGACAGCTACCGCACCAAGAAGAAGTAAGCCCACGGTTTCTGAACGTGCCCTGCCCCTGTGGTGGGGCGCTTTTTTTTGCCGTGTCATCCAGATCGCGCCATCCGTATTTTTCGCTACTCCTTTCAGTCGGGTTGAGGTCGGCACTTCAACCGCACTCGTGATCAGCTGGGCCGGATCAGCCGCAGTCCGCCGTGGTTTGGCATACTCCCTGGGTGCTGAGATCCCCCTTCCACGGCGGCCACCTTGAAGTGATCGTCGGCCCCATGTTCAGCGGCAAGAGCGAGGAGCTGATTCGCCGCGTGACCCGTTCGCTGATTGCGAGGCAGAACGTGCTGGTGTTTAAACCCGCGCTGGATGACCGCTACCATGCATCCGCCGTCGCCAGCCATGCCGGACGCAGCGTGCAGGCGCTGGCGGTGCGCGGCGTGGCTGACATCCGCGCCCACCTGTCCGGCGAGGACCGCCTGCTGGGCGAGCAACGCCCACCCCTGCCCGATGTGGTGGGCATCGACGAGGTCCAGTTTTTTGGGACGGAGGTGGTGGACCTGGCCCTGGCGCTGGCCGACGCGGGCGTGCGGGTCATCCTGGCGGGGCTGGACCTGGATTTCCGCGCCGAGCCGTTCGGCCCCATGCCGCAGCTGCTGGCCCGCGCCGAGAGCGTGGAGAAGCTGACGGCCATCTGCACGGTCTGCGGCGCCCCGGCCACCCGCTCCCAGCGCCTGATCGGCGGGCAGCCCGCGCGTTACGACGACCCGGTGGTGCTGGTGGGCGCGCAGGAAAGCTACGAGGCCCGCTGCCGGGTGCATCACGAGGTGCTGGGGCTGCCCACGCCACCGGCTCAGGACCCGGCCGAGGGCCAGACGACAGACGTTTAACGGCGCGGCCGGAGGTCTCCTCACCGCCGTTCAAGGCGAACGTCTGTTCGACGCGTCGGCTTCAACGCCACCCAATGAAATGCAGCACGCAAACGGGGAGACACACAGATCGGCATCTCCCCGTTTGCGTGTCTGCCGCTGGTCAGAAGGTGTAGCCCTTCGGCACCACCACCACGCCGCTCTCGGTGACGGTAAACCCACGCGCGCGGTCCTCCTCCACGTCCAGACCAATCTTGGTGCCTGGCGGAATCACCACGTCCTTGTCCACGATGGCCCGGCGCAGGTGCGAGTGCCTGCCGACCTCCACCTCGTCGAACAGCACGCAGCTCTCGACCACCGAGTAGGAGTGGGTGTGAATGCCACGTCCCAGCACGCTGTCGCGCACGGTGCCGCCGCTGATGATGGTGCCCCCCGCCATGATCGAGTTGAACGCCTGCCCCTTGCGGCCCTCGCTCTCGTGGACGAACTTGGCGGGCGGCGAGAACTCGCTGCTGGTCCGCAGCGGCCACTCGGCGTTGTACAGCCCGAATTCGGGGTTGATGCTGACCAGATCCATGTTGGCCTCGAAATAGGCGTCCAGGGTCCCCACGTCGCGCCAGTACAGGTTGGGGCCGGTCTGGCCGGGAATCGGGTTCTTGTGGAAGTCATAGGCCATCACGGTATAGCCGTCGGACAGCGCACGCGGAATCACGTCGCCGCCGAAGTCGAAGCCTTCCTCACCGTCGCCCATGCTGGTAACCAGCAGTTCTTCCAGGGCGCGGCGCGAGAAGATGTAGTTGCCCATGCTGGTCAGGCTGGTGCCGGGCTGCCCCGGAATGCTGGGGGGGTCCTTGGGCTTTTCCAGAAAGTCCGTGACCTTCCACTGCTCGTCCACATGCATGATGCCGAACTGGTGGGCCTGTTCCTGCGGCATGGGGTAGGCGGCGATGGTGATGTCGGCGCGGGTGTCGATGTGGGTCTGGATCATGTGCTCAACGTTCATCTTGTAGATGTGATCGCCCGAGAAGATCGCCACGTAGTCGGCCTTGTTGTTGTCCAGCAGGTGCAGGTTCTGATACACCGCGTCCGCCGTGCCGCGGTACCACACCGGTCCCAGTTCCTCGATGCGGTACATCTGCGCCGGCACCAGCGTGATGAAGTAGTCGCTGAGGAAGGTGCCGAAGCGCCAGCCGCGCTGGATGTGCTCGGTCAGGCTCTGGGCCTTGTACTGGGTCAGCACGTAGATGCCGAACAACCCCGAGTTGATGAAGTTGTTGATGGCGAAGTCAATGATGCGGTACTTGCTGCCGAAGGGCACGGCGGGCTTGGAGCGCTTCTGCGTCAGCGGGGCCAGTCGCGAACCCTGCCCCCCGGCCAGAATCATGCCTAGTACACGTGGTTTCATGTCTTACCCCCTGTTGAAAAAACGGTAAAGCAGGAAGGGTCTCCTTCCCAGAATAGCGGTCCCCGGATGGGGCTGAGCTGGCCTTGATCTCGCCCTCCACTCTACCCGTGCCGCACCGGACTCTTCTGCCCCGGTCTAATTAACATTCAGCTTATGGGCGGCCGTCACGTCCCCGCGCAGGCGCGTTTCGGCCTCGGGCGGGGTCAGGATGGTGGCCCCCAGCTGGCTGCGCATGGCAGTCAGCTGCCGCTTGGCGTACTGCCGTGAGGCCAGCACGATGCGTGCCGTCGCCTCCGGTTCCCCCAATGCCCCGGTGTGGACCGCCCAGGCCTCGCGGTAGCCCAGGGCCTGCCACGCGGTGGGACGCGGCAGCGTGGCGGGATCCAGGCGGGCGGCCAGCCACGCAGCCTCCCCTGCCCAGCCTGCGGCGAACATGGCCTGCACGCGCCGCGTCATGCGGACTTCCAGTTCCGGACCGGGGCGGGTGAAGGCGCTCACGGCGTACTGAAAGCGTGGCGGGCGGCTCCCGAACGAGCCGGGATACTGCCCGGTGCGGCGATAGACCTCGGTGGCGCGCACGACCCGGCGGGGGTTGCGCTCCATGCGGGCCGCCTCTGCCGGATCGCGGGCGGCGATGTCGGCCAGCAGGGCGTCCAACCCGCGCTGCGCCAGTTCGGCCTCCACGGCGGCGCGCACCTGTGGATCGGCAGGGGGGGTCAGCGGCAGGCCACGCAGCAGGGCAGCCAGATAGAACGTCGTGCCGCCCACCACCAGCGGCACGCGCCCACGCTCCAGCACACCCCCAATGGCGGCCTCGGCCTGCTGCACGTAACGGGCCACGTCGTAGCCCTCGCTCACCCCAGCCACGTCCAGCAGGTGGTGGGGTGCGGCCTGCTGCTCGGTGGGGGTGGGCTTGGCCGTGCCGATGTCCAGGCCCCGGTACACCGTGAAGGCGTCGGCCGAGACCAGCTCCAGACCAAGCTCCAGCGCCAGTTGCAGCGCCAGCGCCGATTTCCCGGCGGCGGTGGGGGCGGTCAGCAGGGGAATGCGCAGGGCAGGCGGCGGGGGCATCCCTCCCACTTTAGGCGCTGGTGTCCCCCGCAGCGCGGATGCTAGCGTGGACCGCATGAATGAGCCGGTCCTGGCACGCCTGCAACACCTGATGACCCTGCGGGAGGAAGTCGAGACCCTGGGGGCCGGGCCCTGGACGCCCGCCGCCGACTGGGCCGACGGCGACGCCCACCTGACGCTGTACCTGGACGTGCCGGGCATTGACCCTGAACGTCTGGAAATGCACGAGGACGGCGGCCTGCTGACCGTGGCGGGCGAACGTGCCGCGCCGCAGGGCTTGCTGAGCGCCGAACGTCCGGCCGGGGTCTTCCGCCGGGTGCTGTCCTTCCCGCGCGAGGTGCTGCCGCAGACCGGTGAGGCGCAACTGGCAGGCGGCGTGCTGACCGTACGCTTCCAGAAGAAACACCCCACGATTGATGTCCGGGCCGATGTTCAGGACATGAGGGACCGGTAGGACTAGGCGGGTCCAGCCCTCTCTCTTGCCCCCACGTGGCCGCCCCGGCGGCCGGCGCGTTGCCAAAGCTGTCACCCCCGGCCCCGGCTTTCGGGCTAAAATGGAGGCCTTATGAAATCCACACGGTCCCTTCTTCTGAGCGCCGCCCTGCTGGGAACGGCGTCCGCTGCGCCCATTACCATCACGGTGCTGCACACCGATGACCTGCACGGGCACCTGGAGCCCACCAAGATCGGCGAGAACATGTACGGCGGCTACGCCCGCCAGACCACCCTGATCAAGCAGTTCGGCGCGCAGGACCCCAACCCGCTGATCCTGTCGGGCGGCGACACCTTCCAGGGCACGCTGTTCTACAACGTGTACAAGGGGCTGGCCGACGTGCTGTTCATGAACTACCAGCGCTACGACGCGATGGCGGTGGGCAACCACGAGTTCGACGACGGCCCGGCGGCGCTGGCCAAGTTCGTGGACAAGGCCAAATTTCCCGTGCTGGCGGCCAACATTGACGTCAGCACCGAGCCGCTGCTCAAGGACCGCATCAAGCCCTACGCCATCCTGAACGTGGGCGGCGAGAAGGTCGGCGTGATCGGCGCAGTTACCCCCGATCTGCCGCTGATCAGCAGCCCCGGCGACAACGTCAAGATGCTGGACCTGATGAAAAGCCTTCAGGCCAGCGCAGACGTTCTCAAGGGCCAGGGCATCAACAAGATCTTCCTGGTCTCGCACCTGGGCTACACCCTGGAACAGGAAGTGGCCAAAACGGTTTCGGGCATCGACGTGATCGTGGGCGGGCACTCGCACACGCTGCTGGGCACCTTCAACAACAAGGACTTTCCGGCCAGCGAGGGGCCGTACCCCACCGTGGCCAACAACCCCGACGGCAACAAGACGCTGCTGGTCGCCGCCTGGGAATGGGGCAAGGTGCTGGGCCGCCTGCAGGTCAAGTTCGATGACGCCGGGGCCGTGCAGTCCTGGGAGGGCAACCCCATCCCCGTGTCCGCCGACATTGCCGAGGACGACACCGCCCGGCGCATGGTCGCCACCCTGACCGTGCCGATTGCCAGCCTGCGCCGGCAGGTTGTAGGAAATGCGCCGATCGGCCTGAACGGCAGCCGCGAGGTGGTCCGCAAGCGCGAGAGCGGCATGGCCAACGTGCTGGCCGACGCGGCGCTGGCCGCCGGCAAGCAGGCCGGGGCGCAGCTGGCCCTGGTCAACGGTGGGGGCGTGCGCGCCAGCATCGACGCTGGCCCCATCACCTTCGACGAGGCCATCACCGTGCAGCCCTTCGGCAACTCGCTGAGTCTGCTGGACCTGACCGGCGCGCAGATTCGCGCCGCGCTGGAACACGGCGTCGCCACCTGGAGCGAGAACAAAGGCCAGTTCCTGCACGTGTCCAAGGGCATGAGCTACACCTTTGACCTGTCCAAGCCTGCCGGCAGCCGCGTGACCGCCGTGACCCTGGACGGTCAGCCGCTGGACAACGCCAAGACCTACAAGGTGGCCACCAACAACTTCACGGCGGGCGGCGGCGACGGCTTCACCATGTTCAAGGGCGCCCCGCGCCTGGACACCGGCAAGCTGGACGTGGACATCCTGGTGGATTTCCTGAAGGCCAACCCCAATCTGCGGGCCGAGCCGGAAGGCCGCATCGTGCTGCTGAACGAGCCCAAGTAAGCCCTGAGCCTGACCCCTACCCATACAGACACAGACTCCCCCTCCTGCCAGCTGTGGCGAAGGGGGAGTTTTTGTGGGTGAAGCAACGTAAACCAGCTTGCCGGTGTCCAGGCGTGGGCCTATCCGCCCACCGCGCCCCGCAGTTCCCACCACGCGCAGGGCAGCATCAGCAGCTTGCGGGTGCCGCTGACATAGGCGCGACGGCGGAAGTTGTCGTAGCCGGCACGCTCCAGATCGTCCAGAATGCCCTCGTAGGCGCGGGCAGCAGTGGCGACGGCCAGCCGGGCACTGCCATGCAGGCAGGGAATGCCGGCGCGTCCCTCGGCGTACCAGTCGCGGGCCAGGGCGCACAGGTGGGCCATCAGGGCGCGGTACTCGGGGGTGACCACGCCGCGTTCCAGATCGGCGCGGCTCACGCCGTATTCGGCCAGCAGGCTCTGGGGCAGATAGACCCGCCCGCGCCCCAGGTCCTCGCCCACGTCGCGCAGGATGTTGGTCAATTGCATCGCCTGTCCCAGCATCAGGGCGTGATGCAGGGTCTTCTCGCCGCCGCTGTAGCCGCTGACCGGGGCAATCATGAACCCGATCACCCCGGCCACCCGCCGGCAGTACAGCGTCAGGTCGTCCATGTCGCGGTAGACGTGATCATTCAGGTCCATCCGCAGGCCCTCGTGCAGCTCCGCGAAGGCCGACAGCGGAATCGGGTAGGTGTGGGCGGCCCAGGCCAGCGCCGTGTCCACTGGGTCAGCCCCGGACCGCCCGGCAAACACATTCTGAATGCGGCCCCACCACGCGTCCAGCTCCGCCCCCACCGTCTGGGCGGTCGACTCGTCGACAATGTCGTCTCCGCCCCGGCAGGCCGCGTACACCGCCCAGACCGCCTGCCTCTGCCGCAGCGGAAACAGCCGCGATCCCAGGTAAAAGGTCTTGCTGTGCTCCCGCGTGACCTCCCGGCAATGGGCCATGGCCTGCGCCGGGGCAGGGTGACGGGAGGAGGGCAGGGAGGCATTGAACATCGGCATCATCCTTGTGGTGGGGCGCTGACTTCTGGCGGGGCTCTACGTTTCTGGCGAGGCTCTATGCGCGAGTCTAGGGGGTCCGTGAAGGCCAGACATCACACATTCTTACAGACTGTCGCCCATTCAGGGCGGGCACGGCAGCAAAAGACGAGACCAATCCTTTACACAGCCCCTCTTGACAAAGCGTCTGTTGTGGTCTCCCCTTTGAGTTCAGGCGCCGTCCTCGGTCACCCTCCGCCCCGTTTAACGTACCGCCCGAACCGCACCGCGCCGACACCCAGGCCATCGGTCAGGTCCAGGCCAGGCAACTGGCGCGCCACCCAGGCCGGATCGGGAAAGTTCAGGCCGCCCAGCGTGGGAACGGACAGCAGGCGCTGCAGGAGGCCGCCGGTGCGCGGCACGTACATCAGCCACAGCTGGCCGCCGGGGCGCAGCACGCGCGCCAGTTCGGACAGAAACCGCGCCGGGTCATGCGTCTCGTTCAGGGTGGCCCCCACCGCCACGCCGTCGAAGCTTCCATCCGGCAGACCGCTGTCTTCCAGATTCATCAGCGCCCAGTCGATGTTCGGGCTGTTCTCGCGGCGCTGGGCCTCGCTCAGCATCGGGGCGCTGAGGTCGGCGGCCAGCACCCGGCAGTCGGCCGCCGCCAGCACGCCCGCGTAGAAACCCGCGCTGGTTCCCGCGTCCAGCCAGTCCTGACCCGGTTGCGGGCGGCACAGTGCCCGGAACAGCCGGGCTTCCCGCGCCAGGCCAAAGGGGGTGCCGCTCAGCAGACCCAGCGACCGGGCGCGCCACAGAGCGTAACCACGCGCTGTCAATTCCAGCGTATTGCTGTGCTGGGCCGCGGTCAGGGCCGGCTGTGTGGGCGGGACGGGGTTCAGGTTTCCTTGCATCTGGGGCTTTTGTGGCACAGAAGTCATTATGCTGGGCGATATCTGGCCTGTCTGTTCACGTTGCTCAGGCGTGGGGCCGCTCCCCGGAGGGAATGCATGGAAGAACGCAAGAGTATGGGAGGGGCCATCGTCGACGTGTTCGATGCGGGCGTAACCCTCGTGAAATCCGAGATCAACGCGCTGGTCCGGAAGGTCAGCGACATCGCCAAGGCCAAGGGCATCGGTGTGGTGCTGCTGCTGGCCGCCACCGGTCCGCTAATTCTGGCGCTGATTTTCCTGATTCTGGCAGTGTTCTACGGCCTGATGCGCCTCGGGCTAGGGGCCTGGGCCGCCGCGCTGCTGATCGCCCTGTTCAGCTTTGTGGTCACCGGCGCGATGATCATGCTGGGCATCCGCAAACTGGGGGCGGAGGTCGAGACCGACGAGCCCCCGGTGCGCCGGAGTGGCCCCATGACCGAAGACGAGCGTCTGGAAGCGCAGTATCAGGCTGAACAGGCCGAGAAGGCTGCCCGTGAGCGCCGCGCCGCGCAGACTGCCTCAGCGCCGGCAACCCAGGTGCAGGCAGGCCAGAGCCGCGTCGCTGGCGGCGCCGCCAGCACCCCCACCAGCACCACGGTCATCTCGCCCAGCCCCACGCCACGCAGCGCAGCCGGAGCGTCTGGCCTGGGCGCATCAGACCTTGCCCAGGATCAGGATTCGCGCCAGCCGGCCCGCCGGACCTCGGTGGAAGTGCCGCGCGACACGGACCTCTACGCCGGCGGCGAGAACCGTGTGGTCGGCGAGGGCGGCCGGCAGGCCACCGTGCGCGTCGAGGGCGGCACCTCCACTGTGCCGGTGTACGAGAGCGAACCCGACGGCTCGGCCCGCATGTACGGCGGCTCGCTGAACGAGAAGCTGGACACCGGCGAGGTGCCCAGCGCCAACCGCGCCGAGATCGGCGCCCACCGCGACGCCCACCACGATCCGCTGCTGCAACAGCCTGTGGTGCTGGACGACGCTCCCGGCATCAGCGTCAGCACCACGCCCACCTACCATGACGACATCAAGAAAGGCGGAGGACATTCCTGATGGCTGACCATGACTTCAAGGACAACCTGACCGAGCGCGAGGCCGCCCGCGAGCGCCTGAAAGAAAGCCTGGACGTGCTGGCCGAACGCGCCAACCTGCAGGTGCAGATGCAGAAGGAACCGGTCAAGATGCTGGGCGGCGCATCTGCCGTGGGCGCGGTGATCGGCCTGCTGATCGGCACGCAGATCAAGCGCACGAAGAAGATCTACGTGGACGCCGGCAGTCCGGTCAAGCACCAGAAGGCGCTGGTCAAGGCCCAGAAGAGCCAGACGGGCGGAGGAGTGGGCGGCGCCCTGGTTGCCACCCTGGGCACTCTGGCGATCAGGACCCTGTCGGACCGCATGCTGACGCCCAAGCTGGAACAGCTGGCGAACAACATGCTGGAAAAGTCGGGGGAAACTCCCAGATCTGCGGCGCAGCCCAGGGCCATGCAGCAGTCGTCGGCTGGCCCATCACTGGGCAAGAGCGCAGCCCCCACAGCGGCGTCGGGCAGCGGCCCCCGCCCGGTGGGCACGGCGTCGACCAATCCCAGCGCCACCTCGTCGTTCCTCAAGCCCACCCCCACCGGGCAGGCCGAGAGCCACAACGCGCAGGCCGGCGCGGTGGGCAGTGCCCCGCCCGTCGCGGCCAGCCCCAGTCACCCCGGCGTGGTGCCCACCCCAAAAAGTGTGGTGGAGGCCAAGGCCCAGGGCAGCGCCATCGCCCCCGAGGAAAAGGGCAACCCCAACCTGCGCTGAAATTCCCACAGCCGACAGCCCACCGCGCAATGGTGGGCTGTTTTTTGATCTGGCCGGGCCGGGTCTGCTAGCCTCGGCGACATGACGGCCACCCGCAGCACCCGCCAGCGCGACGTGATCGCCCAGGTGCTGGGACGTGCGCCAGGACCGCTGGCCGTGACTGAGATCTTCGAACTGGCCCAGGGCGATCTGCCGGGCCTGGGCATTGCCACGGTGTACCGCACCCTGAAGCTGCTGACCGGGCAGGGCCAGATTCACCCGGTCACGCTGGACGGCGAGACGCTCTACGAGGCGTCGGGCAAGGGCCACCACCACCACTTTTCCTGCAACCACTGCGGGCGGGTCTTCACGCTACACACCTGCCCCGTCACGCTGCCCAGCGGCACCGTGTACCCCGGCGGCTTCGTGGTGGAGGCGCATGAGGTCACGCTGTACGGCCAGTGCCCGGACTGCGCCGGAAGCCAACCGGGCTAGGGCGACTGGCTCCGGGGATAAGAATCAGGCCGCAGCAGCGCCAGCAGACGCCGCAGCACCTCGGCATTGACGCCCGCCCCCGCATAGGGATTGAGATTTTTAGCCCGGCAAACCCGGTTGGTAGAGTGGGTTGCGGTGTGGGGGCTGGGGTTCGCCGCCACAAACCGTGAGCAGAGATAAGCTAAGGAGTAGGGCGCCGATTATCATTTTTCCCATACAAATCTTTGGGCAGCGCACTTACCACTTGCGGAGCCACACAACAGGTCAAACCAGCTGGAGGAACCGGGAACAGCCGCGCACTTCGGGCAAGGAAACGCGGGAAGTATGGTGCTCCCTAGCTACCACAGGGCCAGCAAATGCGGACGGTCCGGCTTTATCAAAATCTCACGCGACGGGCAGAGGCGCCGGGCACAACCGCCCGGCCCTGTCTACCTCCCGGCTTGACCTGCGCCCCTGGCAGCCGTTAACCTTTGTTCAGCTCCCGCGTGGAGCCACCCACTTCAGAGCGCCCGAGAGACCTGGCTCGTTGACGGCGCGGCAACCGGACCCCATTGCGTCACGGTGCCAAGGCCAGCCCCCCCGATATGCGGCTCAACGATGAGCGCCGCTGCTGGGCGGGACCAAGCGGGAAGGCCGACGCGGATGACGATATTCGCCCCTTCTCATCACCACAAGGAGAAGGGGCGCTGCCGTACTGGCGGCCCCCACCCAGCCCCCATGGGAGGCCACCCCGTATGCCCCAGAAGTTTGAAACACTGCAAGTCCACGCCGGCCAGAAGCCCGATCCCACCACCGGTTCGCAGGCTGTGCCGATCTACCCCACCAACAGCTACGTGTTCGAGTCACCCCAGCACGCCG of Deinococcus aerolatus contains these proteins:
- a CDS encoding phytoene/squalene synthase family protein, whose product is MFNASLPSSRHPAPAQAMAHCREVTREHSKTFYLGSRLFPLRQRQAVWAVYAACRGGDDIVDESTAQTVGAELDAWWGRIQNVFAGRSGADPVDTALAWAAHTYPIPLSAFAELHEGLRMDLNDHVYRDMDDLTLYCRRVAGVIGFMIAPVSGYSGGEKTLHHALMLGQAMQLTNILRDVGEDLGRGRVYLPQSLLAEYGVSRADLERGVVTPEYRALMAHLCALARDWYAEGRAGIPCLHGSARLAVATAARAYEGILDDLERAGYDNFRRRAYVSGTRKLLMLPCAWWELRGAVGG
- a CDS encoding class I SAM-dependent methyltransferase — its product is MTSVPQKPQMQGNLNPVPPTQPALTAAQHSNTLELTARGYALWRARSLGLLSGTPFGLAREARLFRALCRPQPGQDWLDAGTSAGFYAGVLAAADCRVLAADLSAPMLSEAQRRENSPNIDWALMNLEDSGLPDGSFDGVAVGATLNETHDPARFLSELARVLRPGGQLWLMYVPRTGGLLQRLLSVPTLGGLNFPDPAWVARQLPGLDLTDGLGVGAVRFGRYVKRGGG
- a CDS encoding phage holin family protein; protein product: MEERKSMGGAIVDVFDAGVTLVKSEINALVRKVSDIAKAKGIGVVLLLAATGPLILALIFLILAVFYGLMRLGLGAWAAALLIALFSFVVTGAMIMLGIRKLGAEVETDEPPVRRSGPMTEDERLEAQYQAEQAEKAARERRAAQTASAPATQVQAGQSRVAGGAASTPTSTTVISPSPTPRSAAGASGLGASDLAQDQDSRQPARRTSVEVPRDTDLYAGGENRVVGEGGRQATVRVEGGTSTVPVYESEPDGSARMYGGSLNEKLDTGEVPSANRAEIGAHRDAHHDPLLQQPVVLDDAPGISVSTTPTYHDDIKKGGGHS
- a CDS encoding Fur family transcriptional regulator, whose translation is MTATRSTRQRDVIAQVLGRAPGPLAVTEIFELAQGDLPGLGIATVYRTLKLLTGQGQIHPVTLDGETLYEASGKGHHHHFSCNHCGRVFTLHTCPVTLPSGTVYPGGFVVEAHEVTLYGQCPDCAGSQPG